From the Chryseobacterium sp. G0201 genome, the window GCAACAGCCAAAACAATTTATCAGTAAATACAACAATTTTATAATACAATACAATGCAACAAGGAACAGTAAAATTCTTTAACGATGCCAAAGGATTTGGTTTTATTACACCTTCAAATGGAGGTCCAGATGTTTTCGTACATACTTCAGGTTTAGTAAATGACATTCGTGAAAACGATGTTGTAACATTTGACGTACAAAACGGAGCAAAAGGCGTTAACGCAATTAACGTAAAAATAGCTTAAATTAAAAAAACTGTTTTGGTTTCACTATCATCACAGTAATGGCAACAGCCAAAACAATTTATCAGTAAATACAACAATTTTATAATACAATACAATGCAACAAGGAACAGTAAAATTCTTTAACGATGCCAAAGGATTTGGTTTTATTACACCTTCAAATGGAGGGCCAGATGTTTTCGTACATACTTCAGGTTTAGTAAATGATATTCGTGAAAACGATGTCGTAACATTTGATGTACAAAACGGAGCAAAAGGCGTTAACGCAATTAACGTAAAAATAGCTTAAATTAAAAAGGAAGTTTGAAAGCTTCTTTTTCAATATACTAATAATTAGCAGAGAACTATTAATGTTCTCTGCTATTTTTTTTGTTATTTAATATAAATTC encodes:
- a CDS encoding cold-shock protein codes for the protein MQQGTVKFFNDAKGFGFITPSNGGPDVFVHTSGLVNDIRENDVVTFDVQNGAKGVNAINVKIA
- a CDS encoding cold-shock protein codes for the protein MQQGTVKFFNDAKGFGFITPSNGGPDVFVHTSGLVNDIRENDVVTFDVQNGAKGVNAINVKIA